The following proteins come from a genomic window of Asterias amurensis chromosome 15, ASM3211899v1:
- the LOC139947902 gene encoding small ribosomal subunit protein uS7: MAAENWDDNAGPVEAEVPEIHLFGRWSCDEVQVSDISLTDYIAVKEKYAKYLPHSAQRYQVKRFRKAQCPVVERLTSSMMMHGRNNGKKLLTMRIVKHAFEIIHLLTGENPLQVLVNAIINSGPREDSTRIGRAGTVRRQAVDVSPLRRVNQAIWLLCTGAREAAFRNIKTIAECLADELINAAKGSSNSYAIKKKDELERVAKSNR, from the exons ATGGCTGCCGAGAACTGGGATGATAATGCCGGACCCGTTGAGGCTGAGGTGCCTGAGATTCACCTGTTTGGACGCTGGAGCTGTGATGAGGTCCAAGTCAGTGACATCAGTTTGACT GATTACATCGCCGTCAAGGAGAAGTATGCCAAGTACCTTCCCCACAGCGCCCAACGCTACCAGGTTAAACGCTTTCGTAAGGCACAATGCCCCGTAGTGGAGCGTCTGACAAGCTCCATGATGATGCACGGCCGTAACAACGGCAAGAAGCTTCTGACCATGCGCATCGTCAAACACGCCTTTGAGATCATTCATCTGTTGACCGGAGAG AACCCCCTTCAGGTTCTGGTGAATGCCATCATCAACAGCGGACCCCGTGAGGATTCCACCCGTATCGGTCGTGCTGGAACCGTCCGCCGACAGGCTGTAGATGTGTCCCCACTCAGGAGAGTCAACCAG GCAATCTGGCTGTTGTGCACTGGTGCCCGTGAGGCCGCCTTCAGAAACATCAAGACCATCGCTGAGTGTCTTGCTGATGAGCTCATCAACGCAGCTAAG GGATCATCCAACTCCTACGCCATCAAGAAGAAGGACGAGCTTGAACGTGTCGCCAAGTCCAACCGTTAA